In a genomic window of Erigeron canadensis isolate Cc75 chromosome 5, C_canadensis_v1, whole genome shotgun sequence:
- the LOC122600076 gene encoding NAD(P)H-quinone oxidoreductase subunit H, chloroplastic — MNFFSLSAIHGRMNQEKPMTVPATRKDLMIVHMGPHHPSMHGVLRLIVTLDGEDVIDCEPILGYLHRGMEKIAENRTIIQYLPYVTRWDYLATMFTEAITVNAPEQLGNIQVPKRASYIRVIMLELSRIASHLLWLGPFMADIGAQTPFFYIFRERELIYDLFEAATGMRMMHNFFRIGGVAADLPHGWIEKCLDFCDYFLTEIAEYQKLITRNPIFLERVEGVGIIGGDEAINWGLSGPMLRAFGIQWDLRVLMNYVF, encoded by the coding sequence ATGAACTTCTTTTCGCTTTCAGCAATTCATGGAAGAATGAATCAGGAAAAACCTATGACTGTACCAGCTACAAGAAAAGACCTCATGATAGTCCATATGGGACCTCACCACCCATCAATGCATGGTGTTCTTCGACTCATTGTTACTCTAGATGGTGAAGATGTTATTGACTGTGAACCCATATTGGGTTATTTACACAGAGGTATGGAAAAAATTGCAGAAAATCGAACAATTATACAATATTTGCCTTATGTAACACGTTGGGATTATTTAGCTACTATGTTCACAGAAGCAATAACTGTAAATGCGCCAGAGCAATTGGGCAACATTCAAGTCCCTAAAAGGGCTAGTTATATCAGAGTCATTATGTTAGAGTTAAGTCGTATAGCTTCCCATTTGTTATGGCTTGGCCCTTTTATGGCAGATATTGGGGCACAGACCCCCTTCTTCTATATTTTTCGAGAAAGAGAATTGATTTATGACCTATTCGAAGCTGCCACCGGTATGCGAATGATGCACAATTTTTTTCGTATTGGTGGAGTCGCTGCTGATTTACCCCATGGCTGGATAGAAAAATGTTTGGATTTTTGCGATTATTTTTTAACAGAGATTGCTGAATATCAAAAGCTTATTACACGGAATCCCATTTTTTTAGAACGAGTTGAAGGAGTAGGCATTATTGGTGGAGACGAAGCAATAAATTGGGGTTTGTCGGGACCAATGCTACGAGCTTTCGGAATACAATGGGATCTTCGAGTCCTCATGAATTACGTCTTTTAG